From the genome of Actinomycetes bacterium, one region includes:
- the purS gene encoding phosphoribosylformylglycinamidine synthase subunit PurS yields the protein MARVVVDVMLKPEILDPQGQAVQGALSRLGFTGVSSVRQGKRFEIELDGDLDDATRARVEELAGTLLANTVIEDYRVRVED from the coding sequence GTGGCCCGCGTCGTCGTCGACGTTATGCTCAAACCCGAGATCCTCGACCCGCAGGGTCAGGCCGTCCAGGGAGCGCTCAGCCGCCTCGGATTCACCGGGGTCAGCAGCGTCCGCCAGGGCAAGCGATTCGAGATCGAGCTGGACGGCGATCTCGACGACGCCACCCGCGCGCGGGTCGAGGAGCTGGCCGGCACCCTGCTCGCCAACACCGTGATCGAGGACTACCGGGTGCGGGTGGAGGACTGA